One segment of Geomonas ferrireducens DNA contains the following:
- a CDS encoding type II toxin-antitoxin system HicA family toxin — MTGKQLKKLLLESGWQLDRISGSHHIMIKEDRRSIPVPVHGNADLPKGLVHAILRQAGIKG, encoded by the coding sequence ATGACCGGAAAACAGCTTAAAAAGCTGCTGCTTGAATCGGGATGGCAACTGGACCGCATTTCAGGCAGCCACCACATAATGATAAAGGAAGACCGACGCTCGATCCCCGTTCCGGTCCACGGGAACGCGGATTTGCCGAAGGGACTGGTGCACGCGATTCTAAGACAGGCGGGTATAAAGGGGTAG
- a CDS encoding PAS domain S-box protein, whose amino-acid sequence MCLLALLLTASPLHAESTVPHLLVINSYNYGYDWSDDEMRGLQAALLKKLPRMEMLVEHLDTKKFPDKRHFPELANLFSIKHRGIRFDVVVALDNAALEFALRYRERLFPDVPMVFCGINDYEPEMVAGQSKVTGVAEYHDMVGTVAMALRLHPGTKEVVVVSDYSDTGRAMRHELVTSSAKFPKVAFRFLGDLPLEQAVQQLKGLSPDALVLMLSYTMDQSTGRSFTQAEAARIVTSVSPVPVYAVHAAQLGYGVVGGMMMEGRSQGEKAAELAVRILSGESASAIPVITGTLSRPMFDDTLLRRWDIDRRKLPPGSLVINEPVSFYAVNKTAFWTGALFALFVVSALAALYFNNERRRGLERELQFTEERFRLLFNSAGDAIYIHDFDFCILEVNQSACDRMGYSHDEFMELTLNEINAPHQAEKLPERLAALKREGRALYESEHRTKDGAAIPIEVSSRLIDYLGRPAILSVVRDISKRKLVERRENTRLKILEQMATGASLEELLVCIVGFVEQESPGALCSVLLANEEGTQLMHGAAPSLPAEYNRAVNGLRIREGMGSCGTAAFLKRRVIVEDLETHPYWKGFQPAFDAGLKACWSEPVLSVDGELLGTFAVYYRSCRSPGDAELALIESAAHMASIAIGRVRSDESRFRLEEQMRQMQKIEAIGQLAGGLAHDFNNLLTPIFVYADIARKSMAADDPNCKKLEGILSSAHKAADLTKKLLSFGRKQRLNMEVIELNEVIRALLDLMQRTIRANIEIRTNLTDFGAWIFADRGQVEQVLINFAVNAQDAIKGNGTIVIETGNVLLDDEFVRVNPGTKPGPHVLLSFTDNGCGMKEEVLQHIFEPFYTTKPVGEGTGLGLATVYGIIKQHNGCIKVKSRAGHGSSFLVYFPACAAEAGAEAPAVEIARKLESKDNRATILVVDDNEAIREMALELLQASGYRVLLAETPARAQQIAGQPGMAIDLLVTDVVMPEMSGPELYERLAAGIPDLPVLYISGYTFDVEVHNPQQHDRVSFIPKPFTSEQFLAGIENAVTDAARR is encoded by the coding sequence TTGTGCCTTTTGGCGCTGCTGCTCACCGCGTCGCCGTTGCACGCCGAGTCCACGGTGCCCCACCTGCTGGTCATCAACTCCTACAACTACGGGTACGACTGGTCCGACGACGAGATGCGAGGTCTGCAGGCGGCGCTGCTCAAGAAGCTGCCCCGCATGGAGATGCTGGTCGAGCACCTCGATACAAAGAAGTTCCCTGACAAGCGGCACTTCCCCGAGCTTGCGAACCTTTTCTCCATAAAGCATCGCGGCATCCGGTTCGACGTGGTGGTGGCTCTCGACAACGCCGCCCTCGAATTCGCCCTGCGCTACCGGGAGCGCCTCTTCCCCGACGTCCCCATGGTGTTCTGCGGCATCAACGACTACGAGCCGGAGATGGTCGCCGGGCAGTCGAAAGTCACCGGAGTGGCGGAGTACCACGACATGGTCGGGACGGTTGCCATGGCGCTGCGCCTGCATCCCGGGACAAAAGAGGTGGTCGTAGTAAGCGACTACTCCGACACCGGCCGCGCCATGCGCCATGAACTGGTCACCTCGTCCGCCAAGTTTCCCAAGGTCGCCTTCCGGTTCCTGGGCGACCTGCCCTTGGAACAGGCGGTCCAGCAGTTGAAGGGGCTTTCCCCTGACGCGCTCGTTTTGATGCTCTCCTACACGATGGACCAGAGTACCGGCCGCTCTTTCACCCAGGCCGAGGCCGCGCGCATAGTAACCTCGGTGAGCCCGGTGCCGGTCTACGCCGTGCATGCAGCGCAACTGGGGTACGGCGTGGTCGGCGGCATGATGATGGAGGGGAGGAGCCAGGGGGAGAAGGCGGCCGAGCTTGCGGTGAGGATCCTTTCGGGCGAAAGCGCTTCGGCGATCCCGGTCATCACCGGCACCCTTTCGCGCCCGATGTTCGACGACACCTTGCTGCGCCGCTGGGACATCGACCGACGCAAGCTCCCGCCCGGGTCGCTTGTCATTAACGAGCCGGTTTCCTTCTACGCGGTGAACAAGACCGCCTTCTGGACCGGCGCGCTTTTCGCTCTCTTCGTGGTCTCCGCACTCGCGGCGCTATATTTCAACAATGAGCGGAGAAGAGGGCTCGAGCGCGAGCTGCAGTTTACCGAGGAGCGGTTCCGGCTCCTTTTCAACAGCGCCGGCGACGCCATCTACATCCACGACTTCGATTTTTGCATCCTCGAGGTGAACCAGTCGGCCTGTGACCGGATGGGTTACAGCCACGACGAGTTCATGGAACTTACCCTGAACGAGATCAACGCGCCGCATCAGGCCGAGAAGCTCCCGGAGCGCCTGGCCGCGCTAAAGCGAGAAGGACGTGCCCTGTACGAGTCCGAGCACCGGACCAAGGACGGCGCAGCGATTCCCATAGAGGTGAGCAGCCGGCTCATCGATTACCTGGGGCGCCCGGCGATCCTCAGCGTCGTGCGCGACATCTCGAAGCGAAAACTCGTGGAGCGGCGCGAGAACACAAGGCTCAAGATCCTGGAGCAGATGGCTACCGGGGCGAGCCTAGAAGAACTTCTGGTCTGCATCGTCGGCTTCGTGGAACAGGAGAGTCCGGGCGCCCTCTGCTCCGTGCTTCTCGCCAACGAAGAAGGGACGCAGCTCATGCACGGCGCGGCGCCTAGCCTCCCGGCCGAGTACAACCGGGCGGTGAACGGGCTAAGGATCAGGGAGGGGATGGGTTCGTGCGGGACTGCGGCATTTCTGAAGCGGCGGGTCATCGTCGAGGACCTGGAGACCCATCCCTACTGGAAAGGGTTCCAGCCGGCGTTTGACGCGGGGCTCAAGGCCTGCTGGTCGGAGCCGGTGCTGTCGGTGGACGGGGAACTCCTCGGCACCTTCGCGGTCTACTACCGGAGCTGCCGCAGCCCAGGCGATGCTGAGCTTGCGCTCATCGAGTCGGCGGCGCATATGGCGAGCATCGCCATCGGCCGGGTGCGCAGCGATGAGAGCCGCTTCCGGCTGGAAGAACAGATGAGGCAGATGCAGAAAATCGAGGCGATCGGGCAGTTGGCGGGGGGACTCGCCCACGATTTCAACAACCTGCTCACCCCGATCTTCGTCTACGCCGACATCGCCAGGAAGAGCATGGCGGCCGACGATCCCAACTGCAAGAAGCTGGAAGGTATCCTCTCCTCGGCGCACAAGGCGGCCGACCTGACGAAAAAGCTTCTGTCCTTCGGCCGCAAGCAGCGGCTCAACATGGAGGTGATCGAACTAAACGAGGTGATCCGGGCGCTCCTCGATCTGATGCAGCGCACCATCAGGGCGAACATCGAGATCAGAACCAACCTGACCGACTTCGGCGCCTGGATCTTCGCGGACCGGGGGCAGGTGGAGCAGGTCCTGATCAACTTCGCCGTGAACGCGCAGGACGCCATAAAAGGGAACGGGACCATCGTGATCGAGACCGGGAACGTGCTCCTGGACGACGAGTTCGTGAGGGTGAACCCCGGCACCAAACCGGGCCCCCATGTTCTCCTTTCCTTCACCGACAACGGCTGCGGTATGAAGGAGGAAGTGCTGCAACACATCTTCGAACCTTTCTACACCACGAAGCCGGTGGGGGAGGGGACGGGGCTCGGGCTCGCCACGGTCTACGGCATCATCAAGCAGCACAACGGTTGCATCAAGGTGAAGAGCAGGGCCGGTCACGGCTCCTCGTTCCTGGTCTACTTTCCCGCTTGCGCCGCCGAGGCGGGCGCGGAGGCGCCGGCCGTGGAGATCGCCCGGAAGCTTGAAAGTAAGGACAACCGTGCCACCATCCTCGTCGTCGACGACAACGAGGCGATCCGCGAGATGGCCCTGGAACTCCTGCAAGCGTCGGGGTACCGGGTGCTGCTGGCGGAGACGCCGGCCAGGGCGCAGCAGATCGCCGGGCAGCCGGGAATGGCCATTGACCTGCTCGTCACCGACGTGGTCATGCCAGAGATGAGCGGCCCCGAGCTTTACGAGCGTCTGGCGGCGGGCATCCCGGATCTGCCGGTACTGTACATCTCCGGCTACACCTTCGACGTCGAGGTGCACAACCCGCAGCAGCATGACCGCGTCAGTTTCATCCCGAAGCCTTTCACATCGGAGCAGTTCCTTGCCGGCATCGAGAATGCCGTCACGGATGCCGCCCGCCGCTAA
- a CDS encoding type II toxin-antitoxin system HicB family antitoxin translates to MLSYAARIKKDTDGYLVTFPDFENVMTYGLTTEEALLNAEEALNGCLESDFERNFKIPEPSRIVGKNVYQVPVAPHIAVAIMLRTLRADRSQMEIARQLNIAYQVYQRLENPRKANPTVKTLEKIAKVFGRRVELGFV, encoded by the coding sequence ATGCTTTCATACGCGGCGCGCATAAAGAAGGATACCGACGGCTATCTGGTGACGTTCCCAGACTTCGAGAACGTGATGACCTACGGCCTGACGACAGAAGAAGCATTACTGAACGCCGAAGAGGCGCTGAACGGTTGTCTTGAATCCGACTTCGAACGCAATTTCAAGATCCCTGAGCCGTCACGTATCGTCGGCAAGAACGTGTACCAAGTCCCTGTGGCGCCGCACATCGCCGTTGCCATCATGCTTAGGACGTTGCGCGCCGACCGCTCCCAGATGGAGATCGCCAGGCAGTTGAACATCGCCTACCAGGTGTACCAGCGTCTGGAAAATCCCCGCAAGGCGAACCCCACCGTAAAGACGCTGGAGAAAATTGCGAAGGTCTTTGGCCGGCGCGTGGAGCTCGGTTTCGTCTGA